A single Bacillus sp. HMF5848 DNA region contains:
- a CDS encoding acyl-CoA dehydrogenase: protein MNFRLTEEQDMLRKMVRDFAKNEVEPTAAERDEEERFDRDIFTKMAELGLTGIPWPEEYGGAGMDFVSYCITVEELSRVCASTGVTLSAHISLASWPLFKFGTEEQKQKYLKPLAQGEKLGAFGLSEPGAGSDVSSMKTRAVLDGDYYILNGSKVWITNGGVADIYLVFAITDAEKGAKGISAFILEKEMEGFSVGKKEKKLGIRSSPTTELIFDQVRVPKENLLGNEGEGFKIAMMTLDGGRNGIAAQAVGIAQGALDAAVAYAKERVQFGKPIAAQQGVGFKLADMATSVEASRLLTYQAAWNESNGLSYGLESAMSKLFAGDTAMKVTTDAVQVFGGYGYTKDYPVERYMRDAKITQIYEGTQEIQRLVISRMLTK, encoded by the coding sequence ATGAACTTTAGATTAACAGAAGAGCAAGATATGCTACGAAAAATGGTACGTGATTTTGCGAAAAATGAGGTAGAACCAACAGCTGCTGAGCGTGATGAGGAAGAGAGATTTGATCGTGATATTTTTACGAAGATGGCAGAACTGGGTTTGACAGGAATTCCGTGGCCTGAAGAGTACGGTGGAGCGGGGATGGATTTTGTAAGCTATTGTATTACGGTTGAAGAACTATCACGCGTTTGTGCATCAACAGGTGTAACGCTATCAGCACATATCTCACTAGCAAGCTGGCCGCTATTTAAATTCGGAACAGAAGAGCAAAAGCAGAAATATTTAAAACCGTTAGCGCAAGGAGAAAAGCTCGGGGCCTTTGGTTTGTCAGAGCCTGGAGCAGGATCAGACGTTTCGTCCATGAAAACAAGAGCTGTACTAGATGGGGATTATTACATTTTAAACGGTTCAAAAGTATGGATTACAAATGGAGGCGTAGCAGATATTTACCTTGTATTTGCGATTACAGACGCTGAAAAAGGTGCAAAGGGCATTAGTGCCTTTATTTTAGAAAAAGAAATGGAAGGGTTTTCTGTAGGGAAAAAGGAGAAAAAACTAGGTATTCGCTCATCGCCAACAACAGAGCTAATTTTTGACCAAGTAAGAGTTCCTAAAGAGAACTTACTAGGAAACGAGGGAGAAGGCTTCAAAATTGCGATGATGACACTTGACGGAGGTCGAAACGGGATCGCGGCACAAGCTGTAGGCATTGCGCAAGGTGCGCTTGACGCTGCGGTTGCATACGCTAAGGAGCGCGTCCAGTTTGGTAAGCCAATTGCCGCTCAGCAAGGTGTAGGCTTTAAACTAGCTGACATGGCAACAAGTGTCGAGGCGTCTAGACTACTAACCTATCAAGCTGCCTGGAATGAATCAAATGGCTTATCATACGGTTTAGAGTCAGCGATGAGCAAACTGTTTGCGGGAGATACAGCGATGAAGGTCACAACGGATGCTGTGCAAGTATTCGGAGGCTACGGATATACAAAGGATTATCCTGTCGAGCGTTACATGCGTGATGCGAAAATTACCCAGATTTATGAAGGCACACAAGAAATACAGCGTCTTGTTATTTCGCGTATGCTTACGAAATAG
- a CDS encoding heterodisulfide reductase-related iron-sulfur binding cluster has protein sequence MGTLLTINLLAFLAVTAYAVYLFQYLVRSRIAYIKLGKKVEFEQKFKERWDKVWVNVFGQKKLLKDKKSGAIHVMFFYGFILVQFGAIDFIWKGLAPGSHLPLGPLYPAFTFFQEIVTLVILIAVVWAFYRRYIEKLVRLKRGFKSGLVLIFIGTLMLSVLVGNGAGLVWHGEGLLMSEPVASVFAFLLQGIGTTASIVVFYIAWWIHLFALLAFLVYVPQSKHAHLIAGPANVYFNRLTNPGKLEKIDFEDETQETFGVGKIEDFTQLQLIDLYACVECGRCTNMCPATGTGKMLSPMDLILKLRDHLTDKGAAITSQAPWVPTFAFKDTLGNQLAVAGAGAGAQESAASLAYNPSLIGDVITEEEIWACTTCRNCEDQCPVMNEHVDKIIDLRRYLVLTEGKLDADAQRAMTNIERQGNPWGLNRKEKEKWREAAEDVSIPTVKEMKKADEEFEYLFWVGSMGAFDNRSQKIAVAFAKLLNEAGVKFAILGNKEKNSGDTPRRIGNEFLYQELVTNNIAEFEKAGVKKIVTIDPHAYNTFKNEYPDFGLEVEVYHHTEVLAQLVKEGRIQPKHEINETITFHDSCYLGRYNEVYEPPREILKSIPGVKLIEMERNRQNGMCCGAGGGLMWMEETSGTRVNVARTEQALAVSPTMISSGCPYCLTMLSDGTKAKEVEESVSTMDVAEVLAKSVFGEAS, from the coding sequence TGAGCAGAAATTTAAAGAGCGTTGGGACAAAGTATGGGTAAACGTGTTTGGCCAGAAGAAGCTTTTAAAAGATAAAAAGAGCGGCGCCATACACGTTATGTTTTTTTATGGCTTTATACTTGTCCAGTTCGGTGCGATTGATTTCATTTGGAAAGGATTAGCGCCAGGCAGTCATTTACCGTTGGGACCGCTGTATCCTGCTTTCACGTTTTTCCAAGAAATCGTAACGCTAGTTATATTAATAGCTGTTGTTTGGGCGTTTTATCGCCGCTACATTGAAAAGCTAGTTCGCTTAAAGCGCGGCTTTAAGTCAGGACTCGTTCTTATTTTCATCGGGACACTTATGCTGTCAGTACTAGTGGGGAATGGCGCGGGCCTTGTTTGGCATGGAGAAGGCTTATTAATGAGCGAACCAGTTGCATCCGTTTTTGCGTTTCTTCTCCAAGGGATAGGAACAACAGCTTCTATTGTTGTGTTCTACATAGCTTGGTGGATTCATTTGTTTGCGTTGCTAGCATTTTTAGTGTATGTCCCACAAAGTAAGCATGCGCATCTTATAGCGGGACCAGCAAACGTGTATTTTAACAGACTAACAAACCCTGGTAAGCTGGAAAAAATTGATTTTGAAGATGAAACACAAGAAACATTCGGTGTTGGTAAAATTGAAGATTTTACACAGTTACAGCTAATTGATTTATATGCTTGTGTCGAGTGTGGACGTTGTACGAATATGTGTCCAGCCACCGGCACGGGGAAAATGCTCTCGCCGATGGACTTAATTTTGAAGCTTCGTGATCATCTAACGGATAAAGGTGCCGCAATAACATCTCAAGCTCCTTGGGTTCCTACATTCGCTTTCAAGGATACGTTAGGAAATCAGCTTGCCGTAGCAGGAGCAGGGGCAGGCGCACAGGAATCGGCAGCTTCGTTAGCCTACAATCCTTCACTTATTGGGGATGTTATTACAGAAGAAGAAATATGGGCTTGTACAACGTGTCGTAACTGTGAGGATCAATGTCCGGTTATGAACGAACACGTTGATAAAATTATTGATTTACGTCGTTATCTTGTATTAACAGAAGGGAAGCTTGATGCTGATGCTCAGCGTGCGATGACAAACATAGAGCGTCAAGGTAATCCGTGGGGTCTTAACCGTAAAGAAAAAGAAAAATGGCGTGAAGCTGCTGAGGATGTAAGCATCCCAACTGTTAAAGAAATGAAGAAAGCTGACGAAGAATTTGAATATTTATTTTGGGTTGGCTCAATGGGTGCATTCGATAATCGTAGTCAAAAGATCGCGGTTGCATTTGCGAAATTGTTAAATGAAGCAGGCGTCAAGTTCGCGATTCTTGGCAATAAAGAGAAAAACTCAGGCGACACACCTCGCCGTATCGGAAATGAATTTTTATATCAAGAACTAGTGACAAACAATATCGCTGAGTTTGAAAAAGCTGGCGTGAAAAAAATAGTAACAATCGACCCGCATGCATACAACACATTTAAAAATGAATATCCGGACTTCGGACTTGAGGTAGAAGTGTATCACCATACTGAGGTATTAGCTCAGTTAGTGAAAGAAGGCCGTATACAACCAAAGCATGAAATAAACGAAACTATTACCTTCCATGATTCATGCTACTTAGGTCGTTATAACGAAGTGTATGAGCCACCACGAGAAATATTAAAGAGTATTCCGGGCGTGAAGCTAATTGAGATGGAACGAAATCGTCAAAATGGAATGTGCTGTGGTGCTGGCGGCGGTCTCATGTGGATGGAGGAAACATCTGGTACCCGCGTTAACGTCGCCCGAACAGAGCAAGCTCTTGCTGTATCACCAACGATGATTAGCTCCGGCTGTCCATACTGTTTAACAATGCTTAGCGACGGTACAAAAGCAAAAGAAGTCGAAGAATCCGTCTCAACAATGGATGTCGCAGAGGTTTTAGCTAAATCTGTGTTTGGCGAAGCTTCATAA
- the icmF gene encoding fused isobutyryl-CoA mutase/GTPase IcmF: MQETNVYRPKHPIRFVTASSLFDGHDASINIMRRILQASGAEVIHLGHNRSVEEVVNAAIQEDVQGIAISSYQGGHVEYFKYMYDLLKEKGASHIRIYGGGGGVIIPKEIRELHNYGIARIFSPEDGREHGLQGMINIMLEECDFSTVDKLDSTSRWSTKDHGTIAKLITLAENQYTTNAETAATILRDMKTENKTIPVLGITGTGGAGKSSLTDELVRRFLQEFPEKHVAILSIDPTKQKTGGALLGDRIRMNAIFNDRVFMRSLATRGSRSELSLAISDAIQVVKAAGYDLIIVETSGIGQGDAGIHEICDLSMYVMTSEFGAPSQLEKIDMLDFADIIVINKFERKGSEDAKRQVQKQYQRSRMLFDKELDDMPVYGTIASQFNDPGTNTLFAALVAAVNDKAGTQWETSYPLMKKLVEKQNVIIPVDRRYYLREIAETVRKYHKVAIQQVEMARRLFQIEGALAELRQREMNDDVVASLQAIKDEFQAKLSGESRRILATWAEEKERYSADQYITKIRDKEIVTELKTKSLSGLSIRKISLPGFVDYGEILRWVYKENVPGKFPYTAGVFPFKRQGEDPKRQFAGEGTPERTNRRFHYLCQNDSAKRLSTAFDSVTLYGEDPAIRPDIYGKVGNSGVSVCTLDDMNKLYAGFDLCHPSTSVSMTINGPAPIVLAMFMNTAIIQQIHAREEELGRSLTEQELDEVKAYTLQTVRGTVQADILKEDQGQNTCIFSTEFALRMMGDIQQYFIDHKVRNYYSVSISGYHIAEAGANPITQLAFTLANGFTYVEYYLSRGMHIDDFAPNLSFFFSNGLDPEYTVIGRVARRIWATVMRDKYGANERSQKLKYHIQTSGRSLHAQEIDFNDIRTTLQALMALQDNCNSLHTNAYDEAITTPTEESVRRAMAIQLIITKEHGLSKNENPLQGSFIVEELTDLVEEAVLAEFDRINDRGGVLSAMEMQYQRGKIQDESMFYEMKKHTGELPIIGVNTYKNPNPPSEEDIDQLEIARSTEEEKQTQIQNLQQFQMKHEDIADAALTRLKKVAVSEGNIFAELMETVKVASLGQITQALYEVGGQYRRNM; this comes from the coding sequence ATGCAGGAGACGAATGTCTATCGACCGAAACATCCGATTCGATTTGTAACAGCTTCGAGTTTATTTGATGGTCACGATGCGTCCATTAATATTATGCGCCGCATTTTACAAGCGAGTGGTGCAGAGGTTATTCATCTAGGACACAACCGCTCAGTAGAAGAAGTCGTCAATGCGGCAATTCAGGAGGATGTCCAAGGTATTGCCATTTCTTCATACCAAGGTGGTCATGTCGAATATTTTAAATATATGTATGATTTGTTAAAGGAAAAAGGTGCAAGTCATATTCGAATTTATGGTGGCGGTGGTGGTGTTATTATCCCTAAGGAAATCCGCGAACTGCATAACTATGGGATTGCACGCATCTTCTCCCCAGAGGACGGTCGTGAGCACGGATTACAAGGCATGATTAATATCATGCTAGAAGAGTGCGATTTCTCAACAGTGGATAAACTCGATAGTACGTCTCGCTGGTCAACAAAGGACCACGGAACGATTGCCAAATTAATTACACTAGCGGAAAATCAATACACTACGAATGCAGAAACCGCCGCTACTATATTACGAGATATGAAAACTGAAAATAAAACAATTCCCGTGCTCGGTATTACAGGTACGGGAGGAGCGGGTAAAAGCTCTTTAACAGATGAGCTTGTTCGCCGATTTCTACAAGAATTTCCTGAAAAGCATGTCGCCATATTATCAATTGATCCAACAAAGCAAAAAACAGGCGGAGCTCTTCTTGGGGACCGTATTCGTATGAATGCAATTTTCAATGACCGTGTTTTTATGCGAAGCCTTGCTACACGAGGGTCACGTTCAGAGTTGTCGCTTGCTATTTCAGATGCGATCCAAGTTGTAAAAGCAGCGGGATATGATCTTATTATTGTCGAGACAAGTGGAATTGGGCAAGGAGATGCGGGTATTCATGAAATTTGTGATCTAAGTATGTATGTCATGACGAGCGAGTTTGGCGCACCTTCCCAGCTTGAAAAAATTGATATGTTAGATTTTGCTGATATTATTGTCATCAATAAATTTGAACGCAAAGGCTCAGAGGATGCGAAACGCCAAGTTCAAAAGCAATACCAGCGCAGCCGCATGCTGTTTGACAAAGAACTAGATGATATGCCCGTATACGGCACGATTGCAAGCCAATTTAACGATCCAGGCACTAATACGTTGTTTGCAGCCTTAGTGGCAGCTGTGAACGACAAAGCGGGCACGCAATGGGAAACGTCGTATCCGCTTATGAAAAAGCTCGTAGAAAAACAAAATGTCATCATACCGGTCGATCGTCGCTACTACTTACGAGAAATTGCTGAAACGGTTCGTAAGTATCATAAGGTAGCCATACAGCAGGTTGAAATGGCACGAAGACTTTTTCAAATAGAAGGAGCGCTTGCTGAATTACGTCAGCGTGAAATGAATGATGATGTTGTCGCATCACTACAAGCCATAAAAGACGAGTTTCAAGCTAAATTATCTGGAGAATCTCGTCGGATTTTAGCGACATGGGCAGAGGAAAAAGAACGCTATTCAGCGGATCAGTATATAACAAAAATACGAGATAAAGAGATCGTGACCGAGTTAAAAACAAAAAGCTTATCAGGTTTATCTATTCGTAAAATTAGCTTGCCGGGCTTTGTTGATTACGGTGAAATTCTTCGGTGGGTGTATAAAGAAAACGTACCAGGAAAGTTCCCTTACACAGCGGGTGTATTTCCATTTAAACGTCAAGGCGAAGACCCTAAGCGCCAATTTGCAGGAGAAGGGACGCCAGAACGAACCAATAGGCGATTTCATTATTTGTGCCAAAATGACTCGGCGAAGCGCTTAAGTACAGCGTTTGATTCAGTAACACTGTACGGCGAAGATCCTGCTATTCGACCAGACATATATGGGAAAGTTGGCAATAGTGGTGTAAGTGTATGTACGCTTGACGATATGAATAAACTTTATGCCGGCTTTGATTTATGTCATCCTTCCACCTCTGTCTCAATGACAATAAATGGTCCCGCGCCAATTGTACTAGCGATGTTTATGAACACAGCGATTATCCAGCAGATTCATGCTCGGGAAGAAGAGCTTGGCCGTTCTTTAACTGAGCAAGAGCTAGACGAAGTGAAGGCATATACATTGCAAACTGTTCGTGGAACTGTGCAAGCCGATATTTTAAAAGAAGACCAAGGACAAAATACATGCATTTTCTCAACTGAGTTTGCGTTACGAATGATGGGGGATATTCAGCAGTATTTTATCGACCATAAAGTCCGTAATTACTATTCTGTTTCCATATCTGGCTATCATATCGCGGAAGCGGGCGCTAACCCGATTACACAGCTCGCGTTTACACTAGCTAATGGTTTTACGTATGTAGAATATTACTTAAGTCGTGGTATGCATATTGATGACTTTGCACCAAACCTCTCGTTTTTCTTTAGTAACGGATTAGACCCAGAATATACTGTGATTGGTCGAGTAGCACGTCGTATTTGGGCTACGGTTATGCGTGATAAGTATGGTGCGAATGAAAGAAGTCAAAAGCTTAAATATCACATTCAAACATCAGGACGCTCGCTGCATGCGCAGGAAATTGACTTTAACGATATTCGTACAACATTACAGGCATTAATGGCCCTACAAGATAATTGTAATTCGTTGCATACGAACGCGTACGATGAAGCTATTACAACACCAACAGAAGAATCAGTCCGTCGCGCCATGGCTATCCAATTAATTATCACAAAAGAACATGGATTATCGAAAAATGAAAATCCATTACAAGGCTCATTTATTGTGGAAGAGTTAACGGATTTAGTAGAAGAGGCTGTTCTTGCTGAGTTTGACCGTATTAATGACCGTGGTGGCGTGTTAAGTGCGATGGAGATGCAGTATCAACGTGGTAAAATTCAAGATGAATCAATGTTTTATGAGATGAAAAAGCACACAGGGGAGCTACCAATTATCGGAGTGAACACGTATAAAAATCCTAATCCACCGTCAGAGGAAGACATAGATCAGCTTGAGATTGCTCGTTCTACCGAAGAAGAAAAGCAAACACAAATTCAAAACTTACAACAATTCCAGATGAAGCATGAAGATATTGCTGATGCTGCTCTTACTCGCTTGAAAAAAGTAGCAGTAAGTGAAGGAAATATATTTGCAGAGCTTATGGAGACGGTGAAAGTGGCAAGTCTTGGTCAAATTACGCAAGCGTTATATGAAGTAGGCGGACAATATAGAAGAAATATGTAA
- the rpoE gene encoding DNA-directed RNA polymerase subunit delta, whose product MSLKQYSEEQLKEISLVELIYLVLEDKGQAVSFNDLLAEVTAMAGLTEDQVRSKVAQLYTDVNIDGRFISIGDNRWGLRSWYPYNQIEEETTPTIRPKKKKKRVEDEDEFDDVDVDVDDFDEIEEDDLDFDDEDDDEVIEDEDDDDADDDDADDDDFEEDIVEDEVFDLDEDEDEEEEDLSLDELAEEEAEEFEEDEDDL is encoded by the coding sequence ATGAGTTTAAAGCAATACTCCGAAGAACAGTTGAAAGAAATATCCCTAGTTGAGCTTATTTACCTAGTCCTAGAAGATAAAGGTCAAGCAGTAAGCTTCAATGATTTACTTGCTGAGGTTACGGCAATGGCTGGCTTAACAGAAGACCAAGTGCGTTCTAAAGTAGCTCAATTATACACAGATGTTAACATCGACGGTCGTTTTATTAGTATTGGTGACAATCGTTGGGGCTTACGTTCTTGGTATCCGTATAACCAAATCGAAGAAGAAACAACTCCAACTATTCGTCCGAAGAAAAAGAAAAAGCGTGTTGAAGACGAGGACGAGTTTGATGACGTTGATGTTGATGTCGACGATTTTGATGAAATTGAAGAAGACGATCTCGACTTCGATGATGAAGATGATGATGAAGTTATTGAAGACGAAGACGATGATGATGCAGATGACGACGATGCAGATGATGATGACTTTGAAGAGGACATCGTTGAAGATGAAGTTTTTGACTTAGATGAAGATGAAGATGAAGAAGAAGAAGATTTAAGTCTAGATGAACTTGCTGAAGAAGAAGCAGAAGAATTTGAAGAAGATGAGGATGATTTATAA
- a CDS encoding acetyl-CoA C-acetyltransferase has product MGKTVIVSGIRTPFGRFGGTLKDVTAPELGGIVIKEAVKRANLQPEDIDEVIIGSVLQGGQGQIPSRQAARHGGLPWNVKTETINKVCASGMRSVTLADQIIRAGDETVIVAGGMESMSQAPYIVPNARWGLRMGDSAMKDLMIYDGLTCSFTGVHMGTYGNTTAEEFDISREQQDEWAYRSHERAIQAIESGVFAKEITPVEIQQRKEPAIIFEHDEAPRKNTNLESLAKLKPVFGSSGTITAGNAPGVNDGAGAFVLMSEEEAAKRGLKPLATIEAHTSLAVEAKDFPQTPGLVINKLLQKVNKTAADIDLYEINEAFAAVALASIQIAKLDAEKVNVNGGAVALGHPIGASGTRIILTLINELTRRGGGYGIAAICSGGGQGDAILIKVE; this is encoded by the coding sequence ATGGGGAAGACGGTAATTGTAAGTGGAATTCGCACGCCATTCGGAAGATTTGGAGGAACACTGAAAGATGTAACAGCACCTGAGCTGGGCGGCATAGTTATTAAAGAAGCGGTCAAGCGAGCAAACTTACAGCCTGAAGACATTGATGAGGTCATTATCGGCTCTGTTCTGCAAGGAGGACAAGGGCAAATCCCGTCTCGACAGGCGGCACGCCACGGGGGTCTACCGTGGAATGTGAAAACAGAAACGATTAATAAAGTGTGTGCATCTGGGATGCGCAGCGTGACACTGGCAGATCAAATCATCCGCGCCGGAGATGAGACTGTCATTGTGGCAGGCGGTATGGAGTCTATGAGTCAAGCGCCTTACATCGTGCCAAATGCTCGCTGGGGGCTGCGTATGGGTGATAGCGCAATGAAGGACTTAATGATATACGACGGACTAACTTGTAGCTTTACAGGTGTTCATATGGGAACGTACGGAAACACAACAGCTGAGGAGTTCGACATCAGCCGTGAACAGCAGGATGAATGGGCATACCGAAGTCACGAGCGTGCTATACAGGCCATTGAAAGCGGAGTATTCGCAAAAGAAATAACACCTGTTGAAATTCAGCAACGAAAAGAACCTGCAATCATATTCGAACACGATGAAGCACCACGTAAGAATACAAACCTTGAATCATTAGCCAAATTAAAGCCAGTGTTCGGTTCATCAGGTACGATTACAGCTGGCAATGCCCCGGGTGTCAACGATGGGGCAGGGGCATTTGTATTAATGAGTGAAGAGGAAGCTGCGAAGCGAGGTCTCAAGCCACTTGCAACTATTGAGGCGCACACGTCGTTAGCTGTAGAAGCGAAGGATTTTCCGCAAACACCAGGGCTAGTTATCAATAAGCTTTTACAAAAAGTAAATAAAACCGCTGCGGATATCGATTTATATGAAATTAATGAAGCGTTCGCTGCTGTAGCATTAGCTAGTATACAAATAGCAAAGCTTGATGCTGAAAAAGTAAATGTAAACGGGGGAGCCGTTGCGTTAGGGCATCCGATAGGAGCTAGTGGCACGCGCATCATTTTAACACTAATCAATGAGCTTACAAGACGAGGCGGAGGATATGGGATCGCGGCAATATGCTCTGGTGGCGGGCAAGGAGATGCGATACTGATTAAGGTGGAATAG
- a CDS encoding 3-hydroxybutyryl-CoA dehydrogenase, whose amino-acid sequence MVVQKVMVIGAGQMGSGIAQVFAAAGFHVVLHDLKEEYVDRGIMTITKNLKRQVDKGKLTEQAVTSILSQITPSTNLTSASDVDLVVEAAVENLDIKAKLFANLDKIAPEHAILATNTSSLPITEIAAATKRPQQVIGMHFMNPVPVMRLVEIIRGLATTDEVYETIEYITKQLQKVPVEVNDFPGFVSNRILMPMINEAIYTLYEGVATKEAIDDVMKLGMNHPMGPLTLADFIGLDTCLYIMETLHEGFGDDKYRPCPLLRKYVKAGWLGRKSGRGFYVYEEGRT is encoded by the coding sequence ATGGTCGTACAAAAGGTTATGGTTATTGGCGCAGGGCAGATGGGTTCTGGAATTGCACAAGTGTTTGCGGCCGCTGGCTTTCACGTTGTGTTACACGATTTGAAAGAAGAGTATGTTGACCGCGGTATAATGACAATTACTAAAAATCTAAAGCGACAAGTAGACAAAGGGAAATTAACAGAACAGGCTGTAACATCTATTTTATCTCAAATAACACCTTCGACAAATCTCACTTCAGCTAGTGATGTGGACTTGGTTGTCGAGGCGGCTGTGGAGAATCTCGATATAAAAGCAAAGCTATTTGCTAATTTAGATAAAATAGCACCGGAACATGCTATTTTAGCAACGAACACATCGTCACTACCAATCACGGAAATTGCTGCGGCGACAAAGCGCCCTCAACAAGTAATTGGCATGCACTTTATGAACCCAGTACCAGTTATGCGATTGGTCGAGATTATTCGTGGTCTTGCAACAACTGATGAAGTGTACGAAACAATTGAATATATAACAAAGCAACTACAAAAAGTACCAGTTGAAGTAAATGATTTCCCAGGGTTCGTTTCGAATCGCATTTTAATGCCGATGATTAACGAAGCCATTTACACGTTATATGAAGGTGTGGCCACAAAAGAAGCAATAGATGATGTCATGAAGCTTGGTATGAATCACCCAATGGGCCCACTTACTCTAGCTGATTTCATCGGTTTAGATACGTGCTTATATATTATGGAAACGCTCCATGAAGGCTTTGGTGATGACAAATATCGCCCGTGTCCACTTCTACGAAAATATGTAAAAGCAGGCTGGCTCGGTCGCAAATCAGGGCGTGGCTTTTATGTGTATGAGGAGGGACGAACGTGA
- a CDS encoding TetR/AcrR family transcriptional regulator — protein MKKQEVPASVKDEQLVKKRRNQMIKGAINLFKDKGFHRTTTREIAKASGFSIGTLYEYIRKKEDVLYLVCDSIYDEVRNRLEKEIDHANGTLDNLKLAIRYYFTVCHDMQDEVLVMYQEAKSLSKDALPYVLKKELEMVAMFENVLQACVDNGELALDKQDVHILAHNIFVQGQMWAFRRWALQREYTLEQYIELQTNLLTKECSV, from the coding sequence GTGAAAAAGCAAGAGGTACCGGCTTCTGTGAAGGACGAACAGCTTGTGAAAAAACGGCGGAATCAAATGATCAAAGGGGCTATTAATCTTTTTAAAGATAAAGGCTTTCACCGCACCACAACGCGAGAAATTGCAAAAGCGTCAGGCTTTAGCATCGGTACACTGTATGAGTATATTCGCAAAAAAGAAGATGTGCTTTACTTAGTGTGCGATAGCATTTATGACGAGGTACGTAATCGACTCGAAAAAGAAATCGATCATGCTAACGGTACATTAGACAATTTAAAGCTTGCGATTCGCTACTATTTTACAGTGTGCCATGATATGCAGGATGAAGTGCTCGTTATGTATCAGGAGGCAAAATCGTTATCAAAAGATGCGTTGCCATACGTGTTGAAAAAAGAATTAGAAATGGTCGCGATGTTTGAGAATGTGCTACAAGCGTGTGTCGATAATGGTGAGCTAGCTTTAGACAAACAAGACGTTCATATTTTAGCTCACAACATATTTGTTCAAGGGCAGATGTGGGCCTTTCGAAGATGGGCACTTCAGAGAGAGTATACACTTGAGCAATATATCGAACTTCAAACCAATTTATTAACCAAAGAATGCAGTGTTTAA
- a CDS encoding acyl-CoA dehydrogenase, producing MNFNFTEEQQMMRAMVRDFAATEVAPIVERMEQGEFPREIVRKMADLGLMGITIPEQYGGAGMDFTSYIIAIHELSKVSATLGVILSVHTSVGTNPILYFGTEEQKQNYVTKLASGKFLGAFCLTEPGAGSDAASLKTKAIKQGDAYIINGSKVFITNGGEADTYIVFARTDNDISAFIVEKNTPGLIIGKDEKKMGLHGSRTVQLTFDNMRIPAANLLGNEGDGFKIAMANLDVGRIGIAAQSLGIAEAALQAATHYAKERVQFGKPIAAQQGVGFKLADMATAVEASKLLVYQAAYLKTEDVPCGEQASMAKLFAAKTAMDTAIDAVQILGGNGYTEDYPVERYFRDAKVCEIYEGTSEIQRLVISRYLTK from the coding sequence GTGAACTTCAACTTCACCGAAGAACAGCAAATGATGCGAGCGATGGTACGTGATTTTGCTGCAACAGAGGTCGCCCCCATAGTAGAGCGGATGGAACAGGGTGAATTTCCTCGGGAAATTGTAAGGAAAATGGCTGACCTTGGCTTAATGGGCATTACAATACCTGAACAGTATGGCGGAGCAGGGATGGATTTCACCTCTTATATTATTGCGATTCATGAGCTATCAAAGGTGAGTGCCACTCTTGGAGTAATTTTATCAGTGCATACGTCTGTTGGCACCAATCCTATTCTTTATTTTGGAACAGAGGAACAAAAGCAAAATTATGTGACCAAACTGGCTAGTGGGAAGTTCTTAGGTGCTTTTTGCTTAACAGAACCAGGCGCGGGCTCTGATGCTGCGAGCTTGAAAACAAAAGCTATAAAACAGGGTGATGCCTATATTATCAACGGAAGCAAAGTATTTATCACAAATGGTGGTGAAGCAGATACGTATATTGTCTTTGCTAGAACGGACAACGACATTTCTGCTTTTATCGTGGAAAAAAACACCCCTGGCCTTATTATCGGCAAGGATGAAAAAAAGATGGGACTTCATGGGTCCCGTACAGTGCAGTTAACGTTTGATAATATGCGAATTCCTGCTGCGAACTTACTTGGCAACGAGGGCGATGGCTTTAAAATTGCAATGGCTAACCTTGATGTAGGTCGCATTGGTATTGCGGCACAATCGTTAGGGATAGCTGAGGCTGCCTTGCAGGCTGCGACGCATTATGCAAAGGAACGCGTACAATTTGGTAAACCTATAGCTGCCCAACAAGGGGTAGGCTTTAAGTTAGCTGATATGGCAACTGCCGTTGAAGCTAGCAAACTATTAGTCTATCAAGCAGCTTATTTAAAAACAGAGGATGTACCTTGCGGGGAACAAGCATCGATGGCTAAATTGTTTGCCGCGAAAACCGCGATGGATACTGCTATTGACGCTGTTCAAATTTTGGGAGGTAACGGCTATACAGAGGATTATCCTGTTGAACGCTACTTCCGCGATGCGAAGGTATGCGAAATATACGAAGGCACTAGCGAAATACAACGTCTTGTGATTTCAAGGTATTTAACAAAATAG